ttacttggatccacaatcaatacccatagaagctgcagtcaagaaatcaaaggacgctaATTACCGCCCTGaaagggaatacaacagagtccctgacggaacagaagtggggtgcagaactgaaattctagtaagaagaccAGATGTAATGGTTTGACTCAAACTGAGAGGACCACAGAAGACACGGCCACAGACTCTGTCCAGCCaattcttcaaacaaagattagactggacttttATAAGACATAGGATGATACTTTGAAAGAGGGTGCTGCTTAGctcaagtacacacatgagactaaatgtgcagctcctgcccagaggtgAGAGAAGGccaaaagggacagaagctggttgaatggacacaggaaatccgggatggagaagaggagtgtaactagggtcacataacaatgtctgtataagtttttgtatgagaaactaacttcaactgtaaactttcacttaaagtacaattttaaaagaattagaaaaaataaagtgCCAGAAAAAGGGGAGTTAGAGGAGAAATTTCtagattaaacttttttttaaaaaacctcccGACCAATTCCAATGTGTAGACCTCATCTGGAACTTAACCCaaacaaactgtaaaaaaaattaatgacattTATGAAACAACTGGAATTTGAATACTTAATGGGTATTTGACAGTAAGGATTTATTGCTAATCTTATGTGTAAATAATTATACAtagttatgttaaaaaaaacagtCCTTATGTTCTGGAACAAGTATTGaaacatttatgaaaaaaattaaacgaTGCATTggattgggccaatctgctgcaaaagatgtcaccttgaaggctaaggtgtgccatGCTATCTTCCATAgtctcatacgcatgcgaaagctggacaatgaataaggaagatcaaaagggaactgatgcctctgaattatgctgctgtcgaagaatattgaacataccacaggCTGCGAAAAGAACTAACttatctgttttggaaaaagaacacccagaatgctccttaaaagcaaggatggcaagactttgtctcaaatactttggatgtgttttcaAGAggaatcggtccctggagaaggccatcatgctaggtaaagcacAGGatctgcgaaaaagaggaagaccctcaacgagatggacttgacacagtggctgcaacattgggctcaagcataacgactgtgaggatggcacgccaccagggagtgtttcaatctgttgtacatagggtcactatgagtgtttcaatctgttgtacgcagggtcactatgagtcagaagtgactagatggcacctaacaacaacagccaaagACAGATTTATATTTTGCTGGTattcaaaattttgctgaataaacTATATATAGATTACGGGGTGAGAAGCATTCTCTGGGTCTACAAAGTTGACCTTAATTTCTATTGAAATTCCACGTTTTCACCATCCATAGgctgaattatttaaaataaccTCTAATAAAATATTATGgggaaaaaacaggaaaatatgcTAAATAATGCAAGACAGATTAATTCTTAAAAGCAATTCTTCTTCTAGAAgcacaaaaacatttaaaattactcTATCCATTTTCTCACTTTCTATGTGATCTTGAGCCAATTaagctctctaagcctcagttttctcctcaggaaaaaaagataacaagAGAAGCTTTAATTACCACATAGGATTGTTGAAAGGATTATTAAAACAGCACATAGAGCACATTAGCCAACCACTGTGAATACAGTGAGTTTTCAATATATGCTAACTGTTATCATTTAAATCAAAACTTCACTGCAATATGACCTCTACCTATTCAAAAATTGTATTTTCTGTGGCAACCATCTCCATCAACCCATTCATGGAAACCTACTAAATAGCAGTAACTTCACAAGTACTCTGAGAACAGGTGTCTGAGTCTCTCAGCAGCCTTCCTGGACTATGCATCTCCTCTTTGAATTAGGTAATGTGGTCAGGGCACTATGCTATCACTGTTCTTACCATATTTCCTTACATTACTTGAGATCTCCTTCTGGGCAAGGACTATGTCTTATTCATTCCTATATCCCCAGACTACAGCCCAATAGTTCTTAACCCTGACTCACACTAGAATCACATGGGGAccttataaaaatattaatgccTGGGATCCACCCCACACCCCAGATCCATTAAATCATACTGGAGGGGAGGGGGAAACAGCTTGAGcgggggtattttttttttaattttcatatgatATTAATATGCTGCTAGTGTTAACCACTGCATTCTAACATTTAacatacaaaatacaaaaaaaaaaaaccacggtgctgtcaattcctactcatagcaaccctacaggacacagcagaacttccccataggatttccaaggctgtaatctttatggaggagccctggtggcacagtggttaagaacttggctgctaaccaaaagatcagcagtttgaatccagcagccggctccctggaaaccctatatggcagttctactctgccctatatggttgctatgagtcagaatcaagtcaacggcaagtttggttttgtttttttttaaatccttacagaggcagactgccacatctttctcttgaggagcaaCTGGTATGTTCAagctgtccaccttttggttagcagccttgtgcttaaccactgagcaaccagggctcacTTTCTATgcagatatatacatacagaaatacatatacatataaaatactcAGTTTAAGACTCTGATCCTCAATAGCTTCCCCACTCCAATCATCTCTTCCCTTTAAGCACACGATATATCTAATAAACATTGGTTACATGCTGCCTTAAGATGGCTTTTAAACTGTTAGCTCAATACTTAAGCTTTTTCATGTAATTATGCCTTATCATTCTTCCTAGATTACAGTTTGCTTCTTGAGAATATGCACTGCCTTATTCTTGTTTTCTCTACAGTGCTTAGGATCGTGCCTTGAACATAGACATGTAATAAACATTTGACTGATCTTATAAAAGTACAAAAGTTACTGGCAGGAAGTATGTCACATCCAAATTATCCAATTTGGGCTTACTATTaccaagaaaatagaaaaagtgaaagaatgagaaaaaacattttaaaatatctctAGTCTAATATATAAGAACTAGTTTATCTCATTAGAGAACATCTggatatttacatattttattacaGTCATCACACACAgtctcccacccccacctgtcATTTTCAGTTTTTGACCTGCTTACTTACTAAAACAATCTTCTAGTTGATTTTGGTATCTTTAGCTGCTGTCAGGTGCctttataataattttataacACTCTGTAATTAGTAAAAAGAGTTAATGAAAGTCTCAATGAATGGGTCATACAGATGTTTAAGAACCACTTCTTGAAAGAACTTAATGTTTATCAACTATTAAAACAGACTACATACAAGCTACATGCTTATCTATTAACATAAATTTGGTTGGGAATACTGTATAAAAATCTTAGTATTAGATATAATACAATTCTACTTTTGAATATTGACAGATTCTAGGCAGATTTTCACCTGTACAATATTTTCATACCCGAAAATTTTGTAAAATGCAATATGACTTTTTCAAACAAAAGTGCCAGGTTGTAATACACAATAAACTTCACAACAGGTATTCTCAAGGTTGAAATTACTAAGAGAAACAGTACATAATTCTAAAAGGGGACAATCTGTAAACTTGAAAATGGTGCACTTTCAAAGTTCTGTGTTGCATATTTTACCACTATTAAAATAATGTGAAATATTTGAGTTATTTCTAAAAAACCAAATATGGAGATGAGGCACTCAAAAAGTGTGCCTACTAATTAGATACTGTGGTAAAACATTACCATGTTGTGTTATTGGGTCAGACCGGCACAAAGCCTATAGAGCCACTGAAGAAAGCAGTTCTCAACTCCCTGTTCAATTAAAAAGGATCAAATTCCACAGACAAAAATGGTGccctggattgtttgtttttaagtaagaTTAAATTTAGGAGTTGCCAACACCCAAACGAAAAACATTCCACAGTATCAGACTCAATGGTTGTGGAGAGTCATCTACATTCTCAGCACTATGTTCCCTTATCCAGAACAGGAATATTAACAAAGGATGTTTCTCAGGATTTCACAAGATACACTCTACTTACTTACCACAGTAAACATtacccttctttaaaaaaaaaaaaagtacttaaaataattttagcaCAAGCAGACAGACAAAAAGTGAAGTTTAGTATCTGCCAAGATAGTTCCCAAAATAAAGCCTCTGTCAGATGAAGAGTGAGGAAAAGATTGAAAATGACAAATTCTTCTATTTGGACCATcagctaattttaaaaataaagttgagGAATGTAGCTTTTCCAAAGCCTTGTCTTCATTTTCCCCTTAACCTTCATGTTTttcgctcaaaaaaaaaaaaaacctagaaatttGATTACCACTCTTATGAATTCCTTTTAAAGCAATTTAATGAATAACAGATCTTTTGTGCAAGTAGCAAACCACAgaggacagttttgctggctgataaaaatctctctgAAACACTCTTAGAAAAACATGtcctacaaagaaaaactctgaTTTTCCAGGTAAATCACAGGTAAGGCTTAAAACTCTGGGAATGTTTCATATACGCCCTAGTTTATTGCAAATGCTTTTATTTAAAACCACAAATAAAGTTAGTAATTCTTAATAGCTTTTTTATTTACTAAATGTCAAAGTTGGGTAAATCAGAAGGCCAtgagtgaaaaaatgtgaaacctAGAGAGCCAATGAGAAAAAAGATGCAGCTACTTTGGGTAAAACAAGATAGATGAATCATTTCCCAAAACCGGTGAGCTCTGATTTTTTATTTGGGATTGTTTTGTTGGTGGTAAACAGTCATACACTAAGTAAAAATGTTTCACCACTCTAAAGGGAAGATGCCCTTCCAGCAGAAATGTTGAGACTGctcaaaaacaccaaaaaaaaaaaaaaaacccgaccaTAAGTGTGTTCCTGAATACACAGAACCAAACAAATAGGAGAAGAGATCATCTAAACTAAAAGAATTGTGGGTTGCTGTTTTCCTACTGCCCTAAATATTACTTAGAAAGAACTGTGTGTTGGGGAACACTATTTCCAAAAAAGTTGTTTTACATATGAAATAGTGCATATACGCATTTGGATTCACTGCAAAATAGAGCTGTCTTGGATATTGCTGAGGTGACATTTACTTCACAGGTGCCATTAAACACTGTCAAGACGGTAAGAAGAGAAAAGCAATCTGGTAACTTAAGAACACGTGGGAAACTAAATTGAATATGTCGTCATCACCACTAGTCAATTTTTCTAACTGATAAAGCATAAACAGACTAGCCTAGGTAGGCAAGTCCTGGAGTCACAAGTTGTCTTTCCACCACTGTAAAGTAGCCTGGGCCAGAGCCCTTAGTCCGGATGTCCGAGAAGCACATGTCCTAACTTTGGATCGGGGGGAACTTCCCAGGAAGCATTTGTTCCAGAGTAAAACTCCATCACCCTCTGCCTGCACAACTCGGTGAAGGGATATGAACAACGAAGCTAGGGTGGGCAAACTGCGGGCCCGGAGACCTGGGAGCTCCCTGGAGGAAGAGACAAGGAGGCCCGCCAAGGTCCGGCTCACCTCTGTCGCGGGGATGTTGACCACGCCGGTGGAGCGCCGCTTCTCTCGCAGCTTCCTCTTCTCGATCTGCCCCTTGCCTTTCCTGGCGCTGGGGCCCGAGCTTTTGCCCTTCTCGGGGCCGCCGTCCCGCTCTTCCTCGTCGCCCCGGGGCGGCGGTGGCCCcgaggcgggggcgggggcggcggcggcaGGGGGATCATCCTCGGGCCTCCGCGAGCCCGGGACGGCCCGGGCCAGAGGCGCCGGGCCGACAGCGCAGTTCACGCCCCCGGGGCTGGGGGCGGCAGGTGCGGCTGCGCCGGCCGGGAGGTTGTTGTTGAGCTCGTTGGCCACGGCTGCTGCCGAGGTGCCCAACACCCCCGCTGGGGGCTTCGCGGCCGCGTCGCTGCTGCCGCCGCCCGGGGCAGGCGGGCCCGGGGGATTCTGCTTGGCGCGCATCTTCTCGCGCTTCGCCTtccactcctccaggaagtctgtgGTGCTGCCGCTGCTGGCCCGGTAGCCACCGGTCGCCATATTCCCAGCGGGGCCGGCCGAGCTCTCACCTCAGGCCGCCCACCCCCGCTCCAGGCGCCGCCGCCTCTTCCTTCCCACAGCCCGGAGGATGCGAGGGAACGACCCCCCGGCGCGGGGACAGCCGCGGCTCCCTCAGCAGCTGGCAGGTCTGAGGGGAAACACAAGAGGGGAGCGGGGAAAGGAAACGTGAGGTCCTCGCCCGGCCCGAGGGTCTCCTCCTCGGCCGTGCCCCTGGGAGCTCCCGCAGAGCGTGCCCGCTTCTTCCCGACCGCGAGAGGCTGCCGCGTCTCCACCCAACAAAGTTTCCCCGACGCACCTACACGGCGGGCGACGGGCTGCACCCCGACCCGGGATCGCCGCGCCTCGAGGGGAGGGGAAAGCGATGACCCCACCTCCGAGGGCCCGGGCCGCCCGCCCCTTTCTCCCCAGGATCAGCGCCTGCAGCGGTCGGCGCGTCGGGACCAGACCTCGCCACCTGTCGGCCTGTTTCACTGCCCGCCCCCTCTCTCTGGCCGCCGCCGGTCCGAAGTCTCCACTACAGACACCCCGATTCGGGGGCGAGGCGTGGAGCCCCTCTCCGGCTCGCGGGGGAAGCGGAGACCCGAGCAGACACTAGCTGTCCGGCCAAGCCGAGGAGGGGGCGGGCGACCGGCCCCAGCGTGGGCGGCCGGTGAACTCCTTACCTTGGAAGAGTTTGGGGTAACGAGCACGGAGCAAGGGGGCGGGGGGGCGTGCCCAGGTGAGCCCAAGCGGCCGCGCAGGCGGCGCGGAACAAGCCGCGGCAAACTCGCGGTCCCGTGCTCGCGGCTTTCCTGGGATAGGAGGGAGGGGACGAGGGAGGGACAGAAGGAGGGAAAGAACAAGGGGCGGGAGGGGAGCCGAACGGCGCCGAAGCTCGGGCGGAAAGGGCCGAGGCAGCGCGCGAGGGGCGCGGCGCGGACCGGGAGGGTCGTACGGGCCGACGCCCCGCCCCCGGCGCTCAGGTGCGCGGCGCCGCGTCCAGGCGGCTGCTGCTGGCAGCCCCGTGCTCCGTGCCTGCCGCCCGCGGGTCGTACTGCACATTCCTGGGCTCGGTGCCTCCGGGCGTCCAGCCTCTCGGCGCCTCTGACTCCGGGGCGGGAGCGGCCCTTCACGCCCTTcacccctctcctctcctccgcCTCTCCCGTCTCCCACTACTCTTCCTTTTAAGTACAAGACCAAATTTTTCTAGGGGAAAGTCTCCATTGCTGCTGGCTGAGGGCGAAAGTGTAGTCAACTGGTGGTGATTCAGGGCCTGAATAGCGAGGATGTGGAAATACCCACGCGTCCCTTTTCCTAGTCCTTGCTCCACTGAATTTCAGACGAACTAGGGTGGCAGACAAGAGGACGGaaagaaccaaaacaaacccagtaccCTCTAAGAAGGGTCTGTAAATCCTTATGAAAGACTTGGCTAAAAGGAGAAACTTAAATTGTCATTGCTAACCTAAATGCTGGCGGTTTGGACCTACCCACCTTCCCAAGGAAGAACAGTCCTTGGCGATATGCTTCCTtgaagattataaccaagaaaaccctatgaacagttctactctgtaacagccAGTGTCGCCGTGAGTCTGAatgactcggtggcaactaacaTCAACTATTAGGTTtgcaagagaaaattaaaaactcGTTTCTACAGCATGTTGTATTGGCTAACACAGTCCTATTTGGAGTTTTCTTGTTAGCCTTTTCTGTACACCTCCTCCTCTTTACAGATAGTGAATTTACCAGCAAAGCTCCCTAGGGCAAGTACTAAAGCTGTACTGATGCTGATTTCAGAGAAGCTAGGGAGGTGACTGTCTCTGTTTTTCCATCCTTAACATGCCAAAGGGTAAATCTTATCCTAAGATGTAAGTCATCAAAAATGTCTGTATCAGGGCTAGGTGAGCTGCTGCTGACAGACACCTGAGAAGACCTCACACTATGCAAATAGTGCCAGAGCACATCATTGTCATAGGCTACAAATGCCAGGTCACCATTTTGTAAAAACTAGGAGAGCTCTGAGTCACACTCTTACTtaacagatctttcttcctacttAATATGCCTGTTTTGCCCAGGTGGCACATGTGGGTGGGCAGTCAGTGTGTGCCTGAGACAGGAATGGGAGCAGGAGAAAGTAATTCACATGCTATTTATTTTTCAGAGGGAATGTCACAATTCTGGTCTATGCTTTGAGGTAGACATACGGGTGTGAGAGAGCTCTGGAATACTCATTGGAAAAATAAAGGcctctttgggaatggtttttaaAAGTTGGGTGTCTGATTGCCTAGCTGGTACCAACACCGTATGCCACACCTGAAATTCCTCAATTGCAGattcattcttttgttttctgagtTTTAAAGTGGGGAGGGGATAAGGGCTGGGTATTAAACATAATCACAGTAATCTTTTAATTTATCAGAGTGTTCTCTTGGGGGCCTGCACCATATAGAGGAAAGAGCATATAGTCAGCCTGAACACAAACATATATTAAGTAATTGAAAGATCTTTGGCAtgctatttaacttctctgaaactCAGCTTTCTTTACTACAAAATCAGCaataacaacatatatttttgagttattaccacaactaaTTGATACTGCATATAAATGCAAGAAAGGTGCCCTCAGTAAACATTAACAGACTATCAAACAAAGCCATGGGTCTCTAAAAAGTGTGTGTGGCAGGCAAATAAAATGAGTTACTGAACACACAATATTAACTTGAAAACAATAGACTTTGAGCTAGAATAATACTTATGCCACATACATTTATCACTTCATCTTAGACCAGTCGTCTTAGTATTAATAGACTCTGAGTTAGGAATGTTGGCCACTACTGActtgtgtggctttgggcaagttgcttaacttttGTGCCTCTGTTTACTTAAACATATAAAGTGGGCATAATAAGACTTCCTACATTGTGCGAGTGTCGTGAAAGTGCTTGTGACCCTTAGATAAAAGGTTGTCTGTGAGTACCAGGGTCGGTATTAGTAGCCTATAAAGTGCCCTAGAAGCCATGGATAAAGGAGATTATTGGGGTACAAAGCActgtttgttattattatcatttaataTACCTTTTTTGTCTTTACCTTACCATTCTCAATATTCCCAAATATATATTTCATCCACGCTGCTTCCAACATTGCACCAGGATACTTAGCTGAGTCAGTCTTAAACTGCAAGATGTGTGCATATCCTCAATCTCATGTATAGCATTCTGATGAAATAGTCCTCAAGACTCTGAGCTTGGTTTCTCAAcgtcagcactattgacatttgtggctggataattctttgttgtgggaggccatcctgtgcactgtagaaTATTTAGCAggatccttggcctctacccactagataatAGTAGCATACTCCCCCAAGTTGTGACAAACAAAATTGtcaccagacattgccaaatgtcctctggGGGACAAAATCATCCCAAATTGAGAACCTCCAAGCTAGCCTAAAATAGCTAATTTTGGTCTTACTTGATCAAGCTAATTACTTGATCTTAATAAAAGGAAATATAATGATGCTAACAAAAGATTCATTTTAATATGTCAGAATACTTATTCTAAATAGCAAGTCTTAATGAAGTGAAATAGGCTGTACATGTTGAAATAATAACATATTGGGAAATAGCCATTTTGTCTTCAATGCAAATATTTCTGGAGCATATGCAAtccatcctcttttttttttaatcaaaaaatacaaatttaaaaatcaaagtcTTTAGTTCTGCAAGGATtataacaaaaacagcaattacctCACTATCCTCCCCACTCCCAGAACTCTGACACTCTTAGCTGTTTCTACTAATACAATCTTCCTACCTATTTTTCAAAATACACTTATCTGCTATTTTACTTCTTAGTTTTCCAATTTTTAGATATCTTTTATTGACTTCATTCTGTAGAAGAAAAGGAATCAGCTCTTTTACACCAACTAAAtatatacttttctttttccaaactCCCGTCTATGCTTTTATCACAATTTTTATTAAAACGTTTAGAGTTTAGAGTATCATGATTATGCATATGTTCAGAGCTAAGACATGTATTATACATACTATgattgcatttctttctttctttctcgttTAACAGCTGCTTTTCCTTGTTGCATAgctatttctttttcctggagTTAAAACTTGCCTTTTTtaccatttgtttatttttctatattgctgttaagtgccatcaagttgattctgactcatagtgaccccatgtgacagagtagaattgctccatagggttttctaggctgtaattttcacaGGTACAGACAGAGCCGCTGAgtgtctgaaccaccaacctttagggtaggaactgagcgcttaacaattgcaccaccaggactccttatttttttatataaccaaaacaaaaccaaacccattgccactgagtttattccaactcatagcaaccctataggacagagcagaactgccccacagcgtttccaaggagcggctgctgattccaacggccaaccttttggttagcagccaagcacttaaccactgtgccaccaatgctCCATTTGTCTATATACCAGCCACAAATTTATACCCAAACTCTCCTCCCTTAAGTGTAGTTAAAACACATTGGGTAATTTATTAGTTTTACTTCTCTTTTTCTAGGAGCATTCTTCCTGGAGCGCTCCATCTTCTGGTCTAGTCTTGACTGATTGTTCCCTAAACTCATTGCTCAGTGGTCATCCTGAGAATTCCTTTCTTA
The DNA window shown above is from Elephas maximus indicus isolate mEleMax1 chromosome 4, mEleMax1 primary haplotype, whole genome shotgun sequence and carries:
- the PAWR gene encoding PRKC apoptosis WT1 regulator protein isoform X2 codes for the protein MATGGYRASSGSTTDFLEEWKAKREKMRAKQNPPGPPAPGGGSSDAAAKPPAGVLGTSAAAVANELNNNLPAGAAAPAAPSPGGVNCAVGPAPLARAVPGSRRPEDDPPAAAAPAPASGPPPPRGDEEERDGGPEKGKSSGPSARKGKGQIEKRKLREKRRSTGVVNIPATERLDEYEDDEAGQKERKREDAITQQNTMQNEAVSLLDPGTSYLLQEPSRTVTSRYKSITTSSEEDASSRYPRPDRSGFSRYNRDTNASGNLVSSSTLEKKIEDLEKLLYSPRSLIHPWGGFFLLSPNILKRAH
- the PAWR gene encoding PRKC apoptosis WT1 regulator protein isoform X1, which translates into the protein MATGGYRASSGSTTDFLEEWKAKREKMRAKQNPPGPPAPGGGSSDAAAKPPAGVLGTSAAAVANELNNNLPAGAAAPAAPSPGGVNCAVGPAPLARAVPGSRRPEDDPPAAAAPAPASGPPPPRGDEEERDGGPEKGKSSGPSARKGKGQIEKRKLREKRRSTGVVNIPATERLDEYEDDEAGQKERKREDAITQQNTMQNEAVSLLDPGTSYLLQEPSRTVTSRYKSITTSSEEDASSRYPRPDRSGFSRYNRDTNASGNLVSSSTLEKKIEDLEKEVVRERQENLRLVRLMQDKEEMIGKLREEIDLLNRDLDDIEDENEQLKQENKTLLKVVGQLTR